The DNA segment TCGGGAGGAGCTCTCGCGCCGCCGCGTCGGAGAGGAGCGGCGTGTGGCGGGCCCGGTCGAGCGCGTCCGCGATCGCGTCCATCGCCGCGTCGTCGATCCGCCAGCCGGGGGGATCGAGGCGCGAGAGGTCGAGCGGGGCGGAGAAGCTCCGGAGCGTCCGCTCGCGGTCGACGTTGTAGAAGAGCTCGAAGTAGGAGAGGGCGAGCTCCCGCGGCGTCCTGTAGACCGGCTCGCGGTAGCGCAGCCCGACGAAGTTGGACTTCGCGACGGCGCCGAGGAGGCCGCGCCGCTCGAACACCGCGATGACGTGGTCGTCGTCGTTCACGGCCCGCAGATCCAGGAGCCGCGGCGGGAGGCCGAGCCGATCGAGGGCGCACGCCGCGAGGACGGCGCCGTCGAAGCAGTGCGCCTTGCGATCGCGCAGGACGGATCGCGGCGACCTGTAGAAGGGATCGGCGCTGTACTCGAGGCCGTCGAGGAACGCCTGGATCGCGCCCGGGCTCTCGAGCGCGCCGAGCGCCCGCCGCTCCGCGTCGGTCCAGCGCACGATCCGGCTCATCGCCGCTCCCTCTCGCGGCGCGCGCGCCAGAGATCGACCGCCGTGTCGATCGCGAGCCGCATCCCGGACGGATCGGCGCGGCCGGTCCTGGCGATGTCCCGCGCGACGCCGTGATCCGGGCTCGTCCGGACGAACGGCAACCCGGCCGTGACGTTCGCCGTCCTGCCGAAGCCCGCGAGCTTGAGCGGGATCATCGCCTGATCGTGGTAGGCGGCGATCACGCCGTCGTACGCCCCGGCGAACGCGTCCCGGAAGATAGCGTCGGCGGGGATCGGTCCGGAGATCTCCGCGATCGACGAGCCCCGCTGCGCCTCGCAGAACGGCGCGAGGATCTCGTTCTCCTCCGCGCCGAGCAGCCCGCCCTCGCCGGCGTGCGGGTTCAGCGCGGCTATGGCGATCCGCGGCCGCGGCCCCTTCCCGAGCGCCGAGAGCAGCTCCGCGAGGTGGCGCAGCGTGCGCTCGCAGCGGGCGGCGGTGAGCGCCTCGGGCACGAGCCGCAGGGGGACGTGCGTCGAGATCAAGCCGATCGCGACGGTCCGCGCGGCGAAGATCATCGTCACGTCGTCCGGGCCGAGGCCGCAGCGCGCCGCGAGGTACTCGGTGTGGCCCGTGAAGCCGGGGCGCACCTCGGCGATCGCCGCCTTGGAGACGGGCCCGGTGACCAGCGCGTCGCAGCGCCCCGCGAGGACGGCGTCCGCGGCGGCCGCGACCGCGCGGATCTGGGACTCGCCCCCGGCGGCGCACGGCGCGTCGAGCGGGAGGTCGCCTGTCCCGGTGTGGACCGCGATCCAGGCCCCGGGCGGCGGCGAGCCGGCGAGCGCGTCGACGACTTCGGAGGGGGGAGGCCCGCCGAACCGCGCGAGGGCGCGCGCGAGAGAGGGCCAGTGGCCGAACACCGCGACGTCGGCGAGCTCCCCCCCGCGCTCGAGGGTCGCGGCGACGATCTCGGGCCCTATCCCGCTCGGGTCGCCCAAGGATATGGCGAGTCTCGGCCGCATCGCCGAGCCTATATCCCGGCGGGAGGTCCCAGTCCATGGCAGGATCGGGAATCGGGCGGATTTTTCCGGCCCGTTTGCGCGCCCGAAGACACTACTATTGGTGTTCGTCCGACGCATCGGCGCCGCGGACGGCCGGAATGGACGCAGACCTTGACGCATCTCTCACCGTATTCTAGGTTTCAACCCGCCCGGGAACCGGCCGCGATGATGACGGCGACCGCTGCGGATGACGGAGGCACGACGCGGATGCTTTGGGAGGTGGTAGTTCCCGGCGACGGCGGTACACCGTCCAAGACCGTCACCGTCGAGGCGGAGAACTGGTTCTCGGCCCTCCGCTCGAGCTTGAACAAGCACGGTTCCGGCGGTCAGCTAATCTCCAATCTCACGTGCAACATCAAGCCGGACAGGAGCGTCCACGTCACGGACTTCGTGACGCGCAAGGTGTTCACGCTCAAGCCCTTGGACGGCGCGTCGGCCGAGGGGAGCTACGGAGCGAACGCTTTAGCCGCGGCCGCCCCTCCCGCGAAGAAGGAGCCCGTCGCGCCGGACGCCGCCGTCGAGGGGCTCCCGTCCGACCTTCCGCGATGCAAGGGCTTCTTCCGGCGTGACGAGGCCCCCGACGACGCGAGCGGCATCTTCTACCGGGAACGGATGATCGCGGTCGCGCCGGGAACCGACAAGGACTCCGCGGCGCGGCTCGCGCTGGCCGTGTTCGAGCGGCTGCAGGCGATGGGGACGACCGGCGACGCGAAGATGTTCGTCGCGGTGCAGATCTTCGACCACGAGTTCGAGGGCCGGTTCGAGCGCCCCGCGATCGCCGCCTTGGAGTGGAAGGAGTGGAGCCCGAAGAAGGCGAGGATCCAGTTCCCGCTCTCCGGATCGGAGGAGATCCGGTTCACGCGCGCCTCGGTCCCGCCTCCCGCCCCCGAGACGGCCGCAGCTCCGGCGGCGATCACCGAGCCCGCGCCGGCCGCCGCGCCGCCGCCCGCTCGCGAGCCCGACCCGATCCCCCTGGTCGCGGCCTTGAACCCCAGGGTCGCCGTCGTGAGGCCGTCCGTCGACGCCGTGGCCTCCGCCCCGCGCCCGGCACCGGCGCCGGTCGCCCCCGCGCCCGTCGTGGCCGAGACCCCTATCGATCTCCGCGCGAAGGAGCCCGTCAAGAAGCGCCAGACCGGCGAGGGGGTGGTGCTCGACGACGTGTTCTTCCACGTGTTCGAGCGCATGCACGAGATCTATTCCTTCCGCGATCACGACAAGGTCGCGGAGTTCGCCCTCAAGCTGGCCCAGGAGTTCATCAAGTGCGAGGCCGGGAGCACGATGCTGATCACGCCCGGCAAGTACGAACTGTACGTGGCCGCCGCCCAGGGCGCGGTGGCGCAGTCGCTGCAGGGCAAGCGCATGTCGCTCACCAAGGGGATCGTCGGCTTCGCGACGCGGGCCGGCGCCGTGGTCACGGTGTCGGATCCCGAGAACGATCCGCGGTTTCACGACGAGTTCGACAAGGCGACGAGCTTCAGGACGCGCAACGTCGTGTGCGCGCCTATCCAGTTCGAGGGCAAGACGATCGGCGCCATCGAGCTGCTGAACAGCCCGCGCGCGAGCGGGTTCCTCCAGAGCGAGGCGAACGTGCTCTCCTACATCGCCGGCGCGGTCGGCGAGTACGTCGACACGTCGCTCCCCTCCCGCGAGGCCGAGTTCAGCGACAAGGAGTTCGCCGAGTTCCTCCCGGCGAGGAGGGCCGCGGCGATGCAGCGGGGGGCGCCCGTGAAGCCCGCGAAGCCCGCGAACCCGCCGGCGCCGGCGCAGGCCACGCCCGCCGTGAAGCCCGTCGTCAAGACGACGATGGCCGAGACCCCGGCGGCCAAGAAGACCCAGCCCGCCCCGAAGCACAAGAAGAAGCGCAAGCGCTAGCGGATCAGAGCTCGTCCGCCCAGCCCGCCTCGTACTTGTTGCACGTGTCGTTCGCGAAGCGTTCGAGCGGACCGCTCGCGGCGCCGGCGCGCTTGGACATGCGGGAGAAGCGGCTCTCCTCGGTGATGAAGAAGTGCCGCTCGCCGCGGTGCTTGTCCACCCACGCCTCGAAGTTCTTGTTCTTCGTCGAGACGTGCACCACGACGCGGTTGCCCGTGTAGAAGTTCTCCCCCTTCCAGTTCATCTGGAAGGCGACGAGCCGCTCGGCCGCCGATCGCCGCTGCGCGTAGTACGTGTCGATGATGTGCTTCTGCGTCCAGTGCGGGGCGAGCGAGACCATGTGGTGCTGGGTCAGCCAGTGGCCGAAGGAGAGGGACGCGATCAGCGTCAGCGCGATCGCCGCGCGCCGCCACCGGGCGAGCAGCCAGAGGCCGATCGAGGCCGCGAAGATCGCGCCGAAGACGATGATCTCCTTCGAGATGTCGTACTCGACACCCGCCGGGTA comes from the Pseudomonadota bacterium genome and includes:
- the pdxA gene encoding 4-hydroxythreonine-4-phosphate dehydrogenase PdxA; its protein translation is MRPRLAISLGDPSGIGPEIVAATLERGGELADVAVFGHWPSLARALARFGGPPPSEVVDALAGSPPPGAWIAVHTGTGDLPLDAPCAAGGESQIRAVAAAADAVLAGRCDALVTGPVSKAAIAEVRPGFTGHTEYLAARCGLGPDDVTMIFAARTVAIGLISTHVPLRLVPEALTAARCERTLRHLAELLSALGKGPRPRIAIAALNPHAGEGGLLGAEENEILAPFCEAQRGSSIAEISGPIPADAIFRDAFAGAYDGVIAAYHDQAMIPLKLAGFGRTANVTAGLPFVRTSPDHGVARDIARTGRADPSGMRLAIDTAVDLWRARRERERR
- a CDS encoding GAF domain-containing protein — translated: MMTATAADDGGTTRMLWEVVVPGDGGTPSKTVTVEAENWFSALRSSLNKHGSGGQLISNLTCNIKPDRSVHVTDFVTRKVFTLKPLDGASAEGSYGANALAAAAPPAKKEPVAPDAAVEGLPSDLPRCKGFFRRDEAPDDASGIFYRERMIAVAPGTDKDSAARLALAVFERLQAMGTTGDAKMFVAVQIFDHEFEGRFERPAIAALEWKEWSPKKARIQFPLSGSEEIRFTRASVPPPAPETAAAPAAITEPAPAAAPPPAREPDPIPLVAALNPRVAVVRPSVDAVASAPRPAPAPVAPAPVVAETPIDLRAKEPVKKRQTGEGVVLDDVFFHVFERMHEIYSFRDHDKVAEFALKLAQEFIKCEAGSTMLITPGKYELYVAAAQGAVAQSLQGKRMSLTKGIVGFATRAGAVVTVSDPENDPRFHDEFDKATSFRTRNVVCAPIQFEGKTIGAIELLNSPRASGFLQSEANVLSYIAGAVGEYVDTSLPSREAEFSDKEFAEFLPARRAAAMQRGAPVKPAKPANPPAPAQATPAVKPVVKTTMAETPAAKKTQPAPKHKKKRKR